From one Pirellulales bacterium genomic stretch:
- a CDS encoding DNA translocase FtsK codes for MLEKRSHKLDVVALSLLALCVFLTLALFTYNPADPPSTLVYPLHAKISNACGRSGAIVAEFLLQAIGLGAYFLIVSLAVLDAVLLARRKITEPMLRLAGWGVALVGVTTLLAMSFGGASPGPVIGPGGYLGAAGSAVLEMNFAHTGALILTISLIMVGLLLSTDYLLIRVSLWSIWLPLAGVLHVGRQVRRIDPRGQKPKPKIKARAHDIDELEESDGEDGEPAVRIRGKRLTDDDAAQTGGEDEEESDESAAEEDAPEVQAGDKSEDSSQAESAATPNRPGFAARVASALRIRNLPGQHEREEVMQELEAASRTDEPIQYELPPIDLLLESETVSLEAHEQEVRQKAKMLEKSFASFGFKVKVVEIETGPVIAQYEVELEAGLRLSKIAGLADDLAIALRVPSVRIVAPIPGKNTVGIEVPNNERQLVRLREVIEEASGKAKKMRIPIYLGKDVSGNPLVVDLTTLPHLLIAGRTGTGKSVCLNSMIVSILMSRGPDDVRMLMIDPKMVELSPYKRLPHLMHPVVTDMRKAEAILAWAVEKMEERYALLARAGVRHISVYNQLGEEELMDRLQPENDEERSQIPLHLPYIVIVADEMADLMMTSAKEVEQHIIRLAQKSRAVGIHLVLATQKPTVDVITGLIKSNLPARIAFQVASRTDSRVVLDEMGADKLLGNGDMLFLWPGTSTLLRGQGTYLSDDEINKVVDFVGTSEPQFVKELVQLKATDPSVGKGADLRSRDEFYEAAVDIVIREGRGSVSLLQRALGIGYGRAARLIDYMAEDGIVGAYNGSQAREVLITLDQWAAMLGQEPEPTAAAPKRNRILPDLNHAAAPFDDEGPDAEADLEDFPPPRRRAAIQIAHQDDEDDIDEENEIGDESDEAEPDGDADEEMDGDDSEAYDTVEDECDDEEVSTEVSAPRPHKRLAITDSDG; via the coding sequence ATGCTCGAAAAACGCAGTCACAAGCTGGATGTCGTTGCGCTGTCGCTCTTGGCGCTGTGCGTCTTTCTGACGCTCGCGCTGTTCACCTACAACCCGGCCGATCCGCCCAGCACGCTCGTATATCCGCTGCATGCAAAGATTTCCAACGCCTGCGGGCGTTCGGGGGCGATCGTTGCCGAGTTCCTGTTGCAAGCGATCGGCCTGGGGGCGTATTTCCTCATCGTTTCGCTGGCCGTGCTCGATGCCGTGTTGCTGGCCCGGCGAAAGATCACCGAGCCGATGCTGCGGTTGGCCGGATGGGGAGTGGCGCTCGTGGGTGTAACGACGCTTTTGGCGATGTCGTTCGGCGGGGCGTCGCCGGGACCGGTGATCGGGCCGGGAGGCTACCTCGGGGCAGCCGGCTCGGCCGTGTTGGAAATGAACTTCGCCCACACCGGCGCACTGATCCTCACGATCAGCCTGATCATGGTCGGCCTGTTGCTCTCGACTGACTACTTACTGATTCGGGTGAGTCTTTGGTCGATCTGGCTGCCGTTGGCTGGCGTGTTGCACGTCGGCCGCCAGGTTCGCCGGATCGATCCTCGCGGCCAGAAGCCGAAACCAAAGATCAAGGCGCGGGCCCACGATATCGACGAGTTGGAAGAGTCGGACGGTGAAGATGGGGAGCCAGCCGTTCGAATCCGCGGCAAACGGTTGACCGACGACGATGCAGCCCAGACCGGCGGCGAAGACGAGGAAGAATCTGACGAATCCGCCGCGGAAGAAGATGCCCCCGAAGTTCAAGCCGGCGACAAGAGCGAGGACTCATCGCAAGCCGAGTCGGCGGCGACGCCGAACCGTCCCGGATTCGCGGCGCGGGTGGCTTCGGCGCTGCGAATTCGCAATCTCCCCGGCCAGCACGAGCGGGAAGAGGTGATGCAGGAACTCGAGGCGGCCAGCCGCACCGACGAGCCAATCCAATACGAGTTGCCGCCGATCGACTTGCTCTTGGAAAGCGAAACGGTGTCGCTCGAAGCGCATGAGCAAGAGGTCCGCCAGAAGGCCAAGATGCTCGAAAAGTCGTTCGCCAGCTTCGGCTTCAAAGTGAAAGTCGTCGAGATCGAGACCGGCCCGGTCATCGCGCAATACGAAGTGGAACTCGAAGCGGGTCTGCGGCTCTCAAAGATCGCCGGGCTGGCTGACGATCTGGCGATCGCGCTGCGCGTGCCGAGCGTGCGGATCGTTGCTCCGATTCCAGGCAAGAACACGGTCGGCATCGAGGTGCCCAACAACGAGCGGCAGCTTGTCCGGCTCCGCGAAGTGATCGAGGAAGCATCGGGCAAGGCCAAGAAGATGCGAATCCCGATCTATCTTGGCAAAGATGTCTCCGGCAATCCGCTCGTGGTTGATCTCACGACGCTGCCGCACCTTTTGATCGCGGGGCGGACCGGCACCGGCAAGAGTGTCTGCCTGAATTCGATGATCGTGTCGATCCTGATGTCGCGCGGGCCGGACGACGTGCGGATGCTGATGATCGACCCGAAAATGGTCGAACTGAGCCCCTACAAGCGTCTGCCGCACTTGATGCACCCGGTCGTCACCGACATGCGCAAGGCCGAGGCGATTCTGGCCTGGGCGGTCGAGAAGATGGAGGAGCGCTATGCCCTCTTGGCGCGGGCAGGCGTGCGGCATATCAGTGTTTACAACCAACTCGGCGAAGAAGAGTTGATGGATCGCCTTCAGCCGGAGAACGACGAAGAGCGGTCGCAGATTCCGCTCCATCTGCCGTACATCGTGATCGTCGCCGACGAAATGGCCGACCTGATGATGACCTCCGCGAAGGAAGTCGAACAGCACATCATCCGGCTCGCCCAAAAGAGCCGGGCGGTCGGCATCCATCTCGTGTTGGCGACGCAGAAACCTACGGTCGACGTGATCACCGGCCTGATCAAGTCGAACCTGCCGGCGCGGATCGCGTTTCAAGTGGCCAGCCGCACCGACAGCCGCGTGGTGCTCGACGAAATGGGGGCCGACAAGCTGCTGGGCAATGGCGACATGCTCTTCCTCTGGCCCGGCACGAGCACGCTCTTGCGCGGCCAGGGAACCTACTTGAGCGACGATGAGATCAACAAAGTGGTCGATTTCGTGGGGACGAGCGAGCCGCAGTTCGTCAAGGAACTCGTGCAGCTCAAGGCGACGGACCCCTCCGTGGGCAAGGGCGCCGACCTACGGAGCCGAGATGAATTCTACGAGGCGGCTGTTGATATTGTGATCCGTGAAGGGCGCGGCAGCGTCTCGCTCTTGCAGCGCGCGCTCGGGATCGGCTACGGACGAGCGGCCCGGTTGATCGACTATATGGCCGAGGACGGGATCGTCGGCGCCTACAACGGCTCGCAAGCCCGCGAGGTGTTGATCACGCTCGACCAATGGGCCGCGATGCTTGGCCAAGAGCCGGAGCCGACCGCGGCAGCGCCCAAGCGAAACCGTATCTTGCCCGATCTGAACCACGCCGCCGCGCCGTTTGACGACGAAGGGCCCGACGCCGAAGCCGACCTGGAAGATTTCCCACCCCCGCGCCGCCGCGCCGCAATTCAGATCGCGCACCAAGATGACGAGGATGACATCGATGAAGAGAATGAAATTGGCGACGAATCGGACGAAGCCGAGCCCGATGGCGATGCGGATGAGGAAATGGACGGCGACGATTCCGAAGCCTATGACACCGTCGAGGATGAGTGCGACGACGAGGAAGTATCTACTGAAGTTTCTGCCCCCCGTCCCCACAAAAGGCTTGCAATCACCGACTCTGATGGTTAA